TTGTAATTGAGCTAAAAAATTTTCGTCGTTATTAATTCCGTTAAATTTTATTGCTACCATATCTCGTTCGGACAGCTCAAATAATTTAATACGTTCATCAAGGGGCTTGGGTAACAGTTCAAACTGATACTTTTGTGGTATCATAAAACGGATCGCCCATACTTTATTAGGATTTTCAGTAAAAATGTCTACAGCATTAAGATATCTATCACCAATTTGCTGGGCTACTGGCAGTGTCATCTCTATGGCTACTTTTTCTTGATTATTACCTAATATATAATCACTTAGTAGATCATAACCTTGAATTAATGCGTCCTTTCGTTCACTCGTAATATTTACTTCGGCTATAATAAGCGGCTGGTATTTACGAATTTCTATATCATTCAAAGATTTAACTACTATATATTTAGGTTGCTCAACATGAGATATCATTAGCGCAAAGCTTCCTAGTGAAATTAAAAGAATAACAATGGTAATAACTATAAAAAATGTTGCATTATTTACTTGAACTCTCATAATTTCCCCATAATTCCTTCAGCCTCATTGTTCTACCGCTTCCATGCTTATATAACTCATAACGAGTTGGGTTAGTTTTGTAATAATTCTGGTGATAATTCTCAGCAAGATAAAAAATACTAGCCTGTTTGATTTCTGTAACCACCTCGTGGTTAAGTTTAGTAGCTATTTCTCTTTTGGATTTTTCAGCCAGGTCTTTTTGAGTTTGGTTATAATA
This window of the Rickettsiales endosymbiont of Stachyamoeba lipophora genome carries:
- a CDS encoding SOUL family heme-binding protein produces the protein MRVQVNNATFFIVITIVILLISLGSFALMISHVEQPKYIVVKSLNDIEIRKYQPLIIAEVNITSERKDALIQGYDLLSDYILGNNQEKVAIEMTLPVAQQIGDRYLNAVDIFTENPNKVWAIRFMIPQKYQFELLPKPLDERIKLFELSERDMVAIKFNGINNDENFLAQLQKLENFVQQQNIQTQGAPIFIFYDPLWTTNKIKRNEILIELAHSSEQ